CTTGCGGCGCAGGTCAATGATTAGCGGGCTGGCCAGGGTGCTTTCGGCCACGGCGGTGAAAAAGCCTCCCGGCCGGAAACGCATGATAAGGACCATGATCAGCCCGTACACCAGAAAACGGGTCTCGGCCGGGAGGCCGAATTTGGGCAGGGCCACCCGCAGCACCTCGCCCAGGGAGATGAGCACCACCGCGCCGATGAGCGCCCCGCGTATGTTGCCAAGCCCCCCCAGGACCACCATGCACAGGACCAGGAAGGATTCCCAGAACTTGAACATGTCCGGGGACAAAAACATGGCCCAGCGGGCGTAAAAGCATCCGGCCAGGGCGCCGATGCCCGTGGACACGGCAAAGGCGATGACCTTGTAGGCGAAGAGATTCACGCCGGTGGAGGCGGCGGCCATGGGGTCTTCGCGGATGGCCAGCCAGGCCCGGCCCAGGCGCGAATCCTCCACCCGGCGAAGGACCACATAGACCATGAACACCATGGCCATGCCCAGGTAATAATACGGCTCCTCGCCGGAGAAAACATACCGCCAGTCCCACTCGGGATTGAGGAGCCTCGAGAGCCAGGACAGGTCGAGCGACACCGGGGCGATGCCCGGCAGCCCCAGGGGGCCGCGCGTGAGCCAGATCTCGTTGGTCAGGAAAAGGACCACCAACTCCGAGAAGCCAAACGTCACGATGGCGAAATAGTCCCCCACCAGCCGCAGGGTGGGCGCGCCCAAAACAATGCCCCACAGTGCGCCGTTGAGCACCGCCAGGGGCACGATGATCCAGAAGGACAGATCGTAGTTGAGGGTCAAAAGCCCGGCGGTGTAGGCCCCGATGCCGTAAAAGCCCACGTACCCCAGGTCCAAAAGCCCGCAGAAGCCGGGCAGAATATTGAGGCCCATGGCCAGGACCATGTAGACCATGACCAGGACCACGACGTGCAGCACGTAGACGTCGCTGACCGGGGTCAGGGGATAGGCCAGGGCCGCCGCCAGAAGCAGATATTTCAATGGTCCAAGGAGTGCCGTGACGCCGCGCATAGGTAGAAACCGGGGTGAAAGGGTGTCGAGATGGTCCGGCCGGGCCGGATCAGGCCTTTTCCGTGACGGCCCGGCCCAAAAGGCCGGAGGGCCGCAAAATGATGACCAGGATCATGATGGCGTAGGCCACGCCGTCGCGATAGGGGGAGGACACGTATCCAGCCCCCAGCGTCTCGGCGATGCCCAAAACCACCCCGCCGAACATGGCCCCGGGCACGGAGCCGATGCCGCCCAGAACCGCTGCGGCGAAGGCCTTGACCCCGGCGTTGTAGCCCATGGTGGGGTACATGGTGTTGTAGAACATGGAGACCATGATGCCGGCCATGGCCCCCAGCCCCGAGCCCAGGGCGAAGGTGAAGGCGATGACCCGGTTGACGTTTATGCCCATGAGCGAAGCGCACACCCGGTTCTGGGCCAGGGCCCGCATGGCCGTGCCGGTCCTGGTCTTGGTGATGATCACATTGAGAAGGATCATGAGCGAAATGGCCACGATATAAATGGTCATCTGCATCCAGGAGATGTTCACGTCGCCAAACGACAGGGCCGTCACCTTGAAAAAGGCGGGCAGGGCCTCTTTGACGAAGGGCAGCGGGCGGCTGCCCCAGATGATCATGGCCAGATTCTGAAGAAAGATGGACATGCCGATGGCGGTGATCAGGGCCGCCAGCCGGGGGGCGTTGCGCAAGGGGCGGTAGGCCACCACATCCAGGAGCACGCCCATGAGCGCGCAGCAGGCCATGGACAAAAGAACGGCCACGATCAGCGGCGCACCGAACACGGTGAGAAAGGTCATGCACAAAAACGCGCCGAACATGTACACCTCGCCATGGGCGAAGTTGATGAGTTCGATGACGCCGTAGACCATGGTGTAGCCCACGGCGATCAGCGCGTAGATGAGCCCCAGGGTGAGTCCGTTGACCAGTTGTTGTTCGAGCAAGGCCGACTCCCGCCGCGTTCGCCGCCCCTGTCGAGGCGGCCATTGTGAATGGTGTTCCCAGCCGGTGTCCGGGACCGCGTATGGGCCCGGCTTGTAACGAAACAGGCTGGAGGGTGTCCAGCCTGTTTCGTGTTCGAATGCGTGTTCGCCGCCCTAGTCCATCTGCTTGGGGGCCGGGACGAAGGCGTTGCCCTTGACCGTCTTGACATAGGCGGGCTTTAAGCAGTCGCCGTTTTGGTCGAAGTAGTTGACGCCGGTGATGCCCTTGTAGCCCTTGTCGGCGGTGTTGATTCCGGCCAGATAGTCGCGGATCTTGGCCCGGTCGGCGCCGACCTTGGCGATGGCGTCGGCCAGCATCCCGGTGGCGTCGTAGGCGTTGGCGCTCATCCAGTCCACGTCGCGGCCGAAACGGGCCTTGAAGGTCTCGATGAACTTTTTGGCGTCGGGACCGGCGGTCTCGGCCAGAAAGGGGGCGGTCAGGTACAGGCCGTCGGCGGCGTCGCCGGCCAGTTTGATGTAGTCGGCGTTGTCGAAGCCGTCCGCGCCGAACTTGGGCACGTCCAGGCCGATCTTTTTGGCCTGGTCCACGATGAGCGCGCCCTCGGGATAGTACCCGGCGATGAAAAGGGCCTCGGGGGCGCCGCCCTTCATCTTGGTCAGCTGCGGGTTGAAGTCCTGGGCGCCCTTCATGTAGGCCTCTTCGCCCACGATGGTCAGGCCGAGGGTCTTGGCCTCTTTCACGAAGGCGTCCTTGAGGCCGATGCCGTAGTCGTTGTTCTCATAGAACACGGCGATCTTTTTCAGGCCCATGACCTTGTCCACATACTGGGCCAGAAACTTGCCCTGGAAATCGTCGCGGTAGACGTTGCGGAAGGACCAGACATTGCCCTTGGCGTCTTTGTTCTTGTCGGTGATGGTCACGCTGGTGGCCGTGGGGGAGATGGCGGCGATGCCCTCGCGCACGTAGGTGGGCAGGGCGGCCAGATGGGCCGAGGAGCACAGATGGCCGACGATGCCCACGATGGCCTTGTCGTTGGCGATCTTGGTGGACACGGTGGCCGCCTCGCGCGGTTCGCACTGCTCGTCCAGGTACACGGCCTCGACCTTTTTGCCGCCGATGCCGCCTGCGGCGTTGATCTCTTCCACCTTGAGCGTCACGCCGGCCTTGACGTTCTCGCCGAATCCGGCGGCGCTGCCGGTGTAGGGAGAGGGCACGGCGATCTTGATCACGTCGTCGGCCAGGGCCGGGACGGCGGCCAGGAGAAGCCCCATCAGGCAGGCGGTTCCAAAAAATTTCAGACCTTTGCCGAGCATGTCTTCCTCCTTACGAAAATGGGTTTGGCGTCGTTCGCCCCAAGGGGACGGGAACAGGCATTTTCCCGGGGAACCGGGTCCATCCGGGCTTGCTCCCCGTGCCGCCATGCATTCACCAAAACGTCACAAAAAGCAATGCCAAAGCGCCCGGCGACCGGCCGCTCCGCGCTACTTGGCCGGTTTGTCCCCGGCCTCGGGCGGATTCTCCAACTCGCTTTTGGCCTGGCTCCTGGTCCGCTCGTCGACCGCCGGGGAATCCATGACCGCCCGCAACTGCTCGGCGGCCTTGTCCATGTCCCCCAGGGCATACTTGTACAAGAGCCCCAGATTGAACCGGGCCCGGAAGTCCGCTGCGTTTTTGGCCAGGATGGCCTCGAAGGCGGCTTTGGCCTCTTCGGCCTTGCCGGTGTTGTACAGGGCGATGCCCTTGTCGTTTAAAATCTGCGGATTGTCCGGGTCGAGGCCTGCGGCCTTTTCCAGAAAGATCAGGGCCCGGTCGTAGGCCCCCATCATCATGAACCGCTCGGCCAGCTCCAGTTGCACGGCCGGGTTGTCCGGCTCGTCTTTCTGGCGCTGCATGAGCTCCATGATTTCCTTCATGGGACCGCTGTCGGCCATGCCGCCCATGCCGCCCATGCCCTGGGGCATGGCGGGCGTGTCGGTGCGCACCACCCGGGAGGGATTCTCGGCCCGGTACAGAAACGAGGACACAAACATGGCCACCAGGGCCAACCCCATGAGCGCGGCCACGCTGCGGCCGATCAGGGCGTTTTTGCCGTCGTCCTGGGCAGTCGTGTTACGGATTGTCGTCACGCATGATCTCCAGACGTTTGAGGCGTTTTTGCAGCCGGGCCTGGACCCGGGACAGAAAGAGCAGGTAGCCGCCGACCCCGATCCACACCAGGGCGTTGGCCACAAACAGATAGGTTTCTTTTTCCATGACGCGATCCCTTATCCGATGCGGTCCAGGGTTATGGCGGCCATTTCGGCCTCGGCGGCCGAGAGGGACAGACGCAGGCGCACCAGGGTCACGGACAACAGCCCGAAGGCCACGACCCCGGCCACAAGGGTCGCCAGCATCTCGGGTTCCAGGCCGCCGCCCTGGGCCCCCAGCACCGCCGGGTGGATGCTGCGCCAATACCGGGCGGACACGAACACCAGGGGCACGTCCAGAAAGGCCGCCACCCCGAGCACGGCGCACACCAGCCGCCTGCGCTGGGGGCCCATGTCCGAGGCCCGCAGGACCAGATAGGCGGCGTAGACGAACCACATGACAAGCGTGGTGGTGAGCCGGGGATCCCAGGTCCACCAGACGTTCCAGATGGGCCGGGCCCACATCATGCCGGTGACCAGGGCCAGGCCGCTGAAGAGCACGCCCAGTTCGGCGCAGGCCCCGGCCAGACGGTCCCATTTGGGATCGCGGCGCAAAAGGTAGAGGACCGAGGCCACGAACACCACGGCGAAGGCGACCATGGACCACCCGGCCATGGGCATGTGCATGTAGAAAATTTTTTGGACCACGCCCATGCTGGCCTCCACCGGGGCGTAGAACCAGATGAGGTACTGGGCGGCCGCAAAGGCCAGGACGGTGGCGAGGCTTAAGATGGTCATGCGTCTCCAAACCATGCGGGTCCGGAATGCGACCCACAGGGACGGCTAACCCGCGAAAGGATTGATAATGCGCAGTCGGTCTTCAAACAGCCGACCGTTCTGAAAATCTTCCGTCAACAGTTCGCCGCATCCGGCCAACAGCGCCGAGGCGGCGACAACCCCGTCCCAATAGGGCAACCCGTGATCGGAGCACAACCGAAGGGCCTTGCGCACAGCCGCAGTCCCGACCTCGACGATTTCGAACACCTCGCCCATGCCGACGACGATATCGGAAAGGACATCATTGGGAACGCCGAATTTTCGGTGCATCACCCAGACGAATTCCCCGAGCACCTGGCTGCTGGTCACGACCTCCTGCCCGAGAAGGGCGACCGCCACATCGCGCTTGTCCGGCTCCGTGGACGAATAGGCGTACACGAGGACGTTGGTGTCGAGAAACCGCCTACCGGCCACCGTGAATCTCGTCGCGGTCGAAAACGTATCCCCTGGTATCGACCCGCACTGTATCCAGCAACAAATCCCGGGCAATGTCCTGTTCGGTCTTGATCGTCACCACTAACGTCTTACCCTGATAGATTTCGGGCAGATCCATGTGCAACACGCCCTCTCCGGCCTTCGTCTTCTTGCGTACAACGAGCATGCTCACCTCCCGCCTGTCTCCGGCCGGGAATCCGGTCCATATCCCTGCAAAACGCAGGGAGGCCGCGACGCCTGCCCAAGAGCCCTGCGCCATCAATCTTCCGGTTTGCTACCTGGAAACAGGCGGAAAAACAATCGCCGCCCCTAGTCCTCGCCGCTGTAAAGCGATGGAAAAAGGGCCAGGGCCGCCGCCGTGAACACCGCGTCGAAGGCCAGGGCCATGCCCAGCCACAGCCCCGTGTCGGCAGGCTCGCCCGAGAGCACCCCCTCGGTCAGCCGGATGGCGGCCAGAAGAAGCGGCGTGAGCAGCGGGAAAAGCACCACGGTCAAAAGCGATTCCCGGGCCCCGCGACCGGCGGAGATGGCCCCCAGAAGCGACCCCAGGGCGACGATCCCCCAGTCGGCGGCCAGGATGAACACAAGCCCGGACACAAGCGATCCGGCCGGACGCTGCCCCAAAAAGGCCACCACGGCCGGGGCGAATACCGCCTGGCAGGCCAATAAAAGCGCCATCCCGGCCGCCGCCTTGCCCAGCCACACGGCCTGAACCGGCGCGGGCGACAGCAAGAGTCCGTCCCGGCAGCCCCCTTCCTCCAGGGAATACAGGGTGTTGAAGACCAACACCTGCCCGAAGGCCGTGGCCAGCCAGAACACGGCCGCCGCCGAAAGCGGCGGGAAAAGCTCCCCGGGATCGCGCGACAGGCTGAAAATAAAGATCAGGATGAGCCCCAAAAGCACGGTCTGGGCCGGTCCCTGGGCCCCGGCCAGCGACAGGCGCAGATCCTTGGCGGCCACGGCCGCCGCCCGGCTCAGCATGCCCCCGCCGCGCCGAACGCCCCGGCGTCGAACTCCCGGGCAGGACCGCAAAAAACCGCCCTCGTGCCGGCCAGATGCAGCACCCGGTCGGCCAGGGGAAGATCCCCGGCCACGTCGTGGCTGACCATGACCACCCCGGCCCCGGCCGAGCGCAAGGCCGCGATCTCCCGGCGCAGAAGCGCCGCCGAGGCCATGTCCAGGCCCGAGGCCGGTTCGTCCAGAAAGAGAAGACCGGGGGCCTGGGCGAACACCCTGGCCAGATCCAGCCGCTGGGTCATGCCCCGGGAGAACACCCCGGCCGGTTCGTCGGCGAAATCCGCCAGCCCCACCCTCTCCAGAAGGGCCATACGCGCCTGCCGGTCCAGGTTTCGGCCATGCATCCGGGACCAGAAGGCCAGGTTGGCGTCAGCCGTGAGCCTGGGATAGACAAAGGGGCGATGCCCCAGAAAGGCCGCCTGCCCCGGCTCGGCAAAGTGCTCCACCTGCCCCGGTTCGGGCCGGGCCAGCCCGGCCATGATGCGCAGCAGCGTGGACTTTCCCGCGCCGTTTTTCCCCACCACCAGCATCACCTCGGCGGCCCGGACCTCGGCCTCGATGCCGCGCAGGACCGGACGCTCCCCGTAAAACTTGCCCACCTTGCCAAGCCGCACAAGCACCCTCGGCCCGGGTATGGACGCAGGCATGGCCATGGACCGCCTAGGCCTCCCCGTCCCCGCCGCCCGGGCGGGTCCGGAAGCGCGTAAGCCCCACGAATCCGGCCAGACACATGATGGTTCCGCCGATCCATATCCAGTTGACCAGGGGATTGACGCTGATTTTGACGCTGATGGACTTCTGCTCGGTGAAGCTCAAGAGCACGGCGTAGAGCTCGTCGCCCAGGGAAAAGACCGTGGACACCTCGGCAAAGGGCTGCTCGAAGCCGCGATAGATGCGCCGTTCCGGGGTCAGCTCGGACACCTTCCGGCCGTCCTTCTCCACGGCGATCACGGCCTGGGCCACGCTTAGGGCCTCGCCCTCGGTGATGGCCAAGTCCTGGTAGACCAGGCGGTAGCCGCCCACCTTCATGTCCGCCCCCGGGGCCAGGATGGCCTCCTTGGCGCTCTGGTAGGGCCCCGACACGGCCACCCCCAGAAACAGAAGCGCCGTCCCGGCATGGACCAGATAGCCGCACAGCCCGCCCTTGGCGCTGCGCGCGGCCCGGTCGCGCACAAAAAGAAGCGCGATCCCGGCCAGGGCCCCGATGGCCCCCACGGCCGCGGCCAGGGCCACGGGATGGGTCATGCCCGAAACGTACAGGGCCACGCCTACGGCCAGGGAAAACACCCCCAGGGCCACGGCCGCTTTGCGGTCGCGCACCCCGTCCTTCCAGGACAGCCAGGGACAGACGATCAATAAAAGGGCCACCACCGCGAACAGGGGGTTGCAGGCCCGGTTGTAGAAACCGGCGTCCAGGCCCACGGCCTTGGCGCTCCACAGGGTGCTGATGACCGGCCACATGGTGCCCAGGATGACCACCAGAGACAGGGCCGTAAAAAGCCAGGCCAGGACCACCAGCGCCCCGGGCAGGCTCACCAGGCCCGGCAGGGGCCGGGCTTCGCGCTCCGGGTCGCCGCCCAGGCGCAAGGCGGCCACGGTCAGGGCCAGGCCGAAGAGAATAAACACCAGGAGCGGCCGCGACACGCCGCCTTCGCCAAAGGCGTGCAGGGACTCCACCACCCCGCTGCGCACCAGATAGGTGGCGAAGATGCTGGAGAGAAAGGTCAGGCTGACGAGCAGGACATTGGTTTTGAGAAGCGCGCCCCGGCGGCGCTCCACCACGGCGGTGTGGATGAAGGCCGTGCCCATGAGCCAGGGGATGAGCGAGGCGTTTTCCACCGGATCCCAGGCCCAGTAACCGCCCCAGCCCAGCTCCATGTACGACCACCAGCCGCCCAGGACGATGCCCGCGGTCAGAAAGATCCAGGCCAGAAGGATGTAGTTGCGCCCGGCCCGTATCCAGGAAATCCTCTCGCCGGACAGCCATGCGGCCAGGGCCAGGCAGCAGGGTACGGTGAATCCGGCATAGCCCAGAAACAGAAGCGGCGGATGAAAGATCATGCCCGGGTTGCGCAGGAGGGGATTTAAGCCCCGGCCCTCATGGGGCGGCGGGACAAGCTCCATGAAGGGGGTGCTGGGGCCGGTCAGCAGCAACAGGAAAAAGGCCTCCACGCCCAGGTAAAAGAGCCAGAACAGCCGTTTGGTCTGCGGTGCAAGGGCCCGGTATGCCGCCGTGTTGGCGAAAAGCGACCCGAAAAGGCCCAGAGTGAGCATCCAAAACAGAAGCGACCCGGCCTGCCCGGCCCAGAAGGCGGTGACCGTGTAAAAAAGCGGCAAAAACGAGTCCGTGTATTCGGCCACATACTGGAAGGAAAAGTCCCTTTCCCACAGGGCGACGACCAACACGGCCGAGGCCACGGTGGTCAAAACGAAAACCCCCGACTGGGCGCGTTCGTACCACAGCAGGCCGTCGTTTTCGCCGCGCCAGGTCTTCATGGCGGCCACGACCGCCGCAAAAAGGGATACCAGAAGGGACGCCATAAGGGCCCAATAGGCCACGAAATGCATGGAAACTCCTTTGTCTGAAGCCGATAGTCCCGGTCGTTCGGAAGAACGCCTCTTTTCCCGACCCCGGCCCGGGCAGGCCCGGACAGGCCCGGACGCGACTGGCGGGAAAACGCCGGTCCCGGGGGGATCGTCCGCCCCGCGCGCCGCAGGGGCCTTGGCCGGACGGCCCGGCGGCCGGTTTTCCGGACAGGCGTCGCGCAGCGGTTATAAAAACGGGGCGTGTGGCCCGATGCCGCACACGCCCCCGTCCCTCACGTCGAAACCCCTGTCGCGTCCTCGAACCTGGCGTACTGATTGATAAAAACAACTCTTTGAAAAATTCTTTTTTTCTTAAAAAATACCGGCGTATTTTTTACGCAACGCAACACCCCTCGCCGTTTATCCGGAAACGAACCGTCACCCGGTCTTTTCCCGGTTCTGCTTCTCGTACTTGGACGGACACTTGGTCATCAGCGAATTGGCCCCGAAGACGCCCGAGCCGGAATCGAAACCGCCCTCCACGATGACCTCGGCCCCGGGCTTGAAGGTGTCGGGCACCGCGCCCTTGTAGTCCACCCACAGGGTTTTGGCGGTGTTGTCCTTATCCTCAAGCTTGAATTTGACCCCCAGGCCGCCCTGCGGGGAGGTGAGGCCTTCGGCGGCCACGGTGCCGAACAGGCGCACCTTGTGGAGCTTGCCCGGCTCCATGGCCATGGCCTCGGAGACGTTCAGGAAATAGGAGCTGTTCTCGCCCAGCCCGGAGACGACAAGATAGCCCAGCCCCCCCAGAAAGAGGACCAGGGCCGCTGCATAGATGCCTTTGGAGCCGTTTTTTTTCATGGTCGCGCTCATCCGTCGCGTGGAGGTTCGTCGGAATCGCCCGGCACGGTCATCTTCGTGAGCAACTGGCTGCGCCGCGTCCGGGCTAATTCCCTCATATCAGCCACCTGGTCGGTCTCGTCAACGATTTCCTTGCCCAATATCTCTTCCAGCACGTCTTCCAGGCTGACCACGCCGCTGACGCCGCCGTATTCGTCGAGCACCACGAAAAGATGGGTGCGCGACTCCAGAAACTTCACCAACAGCCGGTCCAGGGTCATGGACTCGAGCACGAACCGCACCGGCTTCATGAGCTGGGCCATGGTCAGGTTGTCCTGGTCGTTGGCCAGGGCCTCCAACACCTGTCTGCGGTAGACGATGCCCACCATGTCTTCCGGGTCGTCCGCATCGTGGACCGGGATGCGGCTGTGGGGCCAGAACGTCCCCTTGGCCATGCCCGTGGTCATGGTCGCGGCCAGGGAGAAGACCACGGTGCGCGGGGTCATGATGTCGCTGACGGTCTTGTCGTCCAGCGACAGGATGTTTTTGATGGACAATTCTTCATAAGGCTTAATCACGCCTTCCTTGCGGGTCAAGCTGACCACGGCCCGCAGATCCTCCTCGGTGGACACCGGGCCCTTGCGCTTGGGGCGCACCATGCGGGCCATGAGCCCGCCCACCCAGATCAGCGGCGTCAGGGCCACGATCATGACCTGGATGGGCACGGCCAGATAGGGGGCCAGCCTGCGGTTGTAAGCCACACCCACGGTTTTCGGCAAAATCTCGCCCAAGGCCAGGATCAACAGGGTGAACCCGGCGGTGAATATCCACACCTGTTCCGGCTCGAACACGGCGGCGGCGGCGGCCCCGGCCACGGCGGCCCCGGCCGTGTTGGCCACGGTATTGAGGGTCAGGATGGCGGTGATGGGCTTTTCCACGTTTTGGCGCAGGTAGTACAGGTGCTCCCCGGCCTTTTTCCCGTCCTTGCGCAGCTTCTCGATGAAGCTCCAGGGAACGGAATAGAGCATGGCCTCGCTCATGGAGCAAAAGGCGGACACGAGCACGGCGATGGCTACGGAGAGGATAAGGGTCAGCATGGGCAATGGGCCGCGACGGCGCAACAGCGCGTCCGGACACCGGGCGTTTGGAGAAACCTGGGGCGCACAGGGAAGGTTGCGAACTGGCGAAACGGATCGTGTTCCATTAGGGTAATGCGCTCCGGGCGGTTGCCGCCCCAAAAACGCATTTGTCCTTCTTATGTATTTTTCATCCGCCTGTAAAGGAGCCTTCATGCCACCCCTGTATTTTGATCACAACGCCACCACCCCCGTGGCCTCCCGGGTTGTTGCGACCATGCGGCCCGTGTTCGAGAGCCATTTCGGCAACCCCGGCAGCGCCCATATCTGGGGGCTTCAGGCCAAAAAGACCCTGGATGCGGCCCGCTTCCGCGTCGCGGCCCTGATCGGCGCGACGCCTGGGGAAATCGTCTTCACCGGCTGCGCCACGGAGAGCAACAACACCGTGGTCTTCGGCCATTTCCCGGATCGATCCGGACACCTGGCGGTCTCGGCCGTTGAGCACCCCTCGGTCCTGGCCCCGGCGATGGCCCTTTCGGCCGCAGGCGTGGAGGTCAGCGTCATCCCGGCTGGCCCGGACGGCGTGGTCTCCCCGTCCCAGGCCGCCGCCCGCATCCTGCCCCAGACGCGGCTCGTCAGCGTCATGCTGGCCAACAACGAGACCGGGGTCATCCAGCCCGTGGCCGACATCGCGGCCCTGGCCCATGCCGCAGGCGCGGCCATGCATGTGGACGCCTCCCAGGCCGTGGGCAAGATTGACGTGAACGTGGACGCACTTGGCGCGGACTTTCTGACCATCGCCGGACACAAGCTCTACGCCCCGAAAGGGGTGGGCGCGCTCTACGTGCGAAAGGGCATGGAGCTGCCACCGCTTCTTCTGGGCGGCGGCCAGGAGGGGGGCCTGCGTTCGGGCACGGAAAACGTGGCCTTGATCGCGGGCCTGGGCGAGGCCTGCGCCATGGCCGCCGAAGACGTGGCCCGGGAGGCGGCCCGGCAGGTGCAGATTCGCGACGCCGTGGAGGCCGGGCTTTTGGGGCTCGGATACGAGGCCATGATCCACGGCCGGGGCGCGCCGAGGCTGCCCAACACCACGTTCATCGGCTTTGCGGGATTTCGGGCCGTGGACATCCTGTCGGAGTGCGTGACCGAGGACATCGGCTGCGGGGCCGGGGCGGCCTGCCACGGCGCGGACACCGCGATCTCCCCGGTGCTTGCGGCCATGGGCGTCGCCCGGGACTTTGCCGAGGGAACCATCCGGCTGTCGCTTGGGCGGTCCACCACCATGGAAGACGGCATGGAGCTTGTGGAGCGGCTGGGGAGGATACTTCGCCGCCTGTCCCGGTAACTCCGTCACGGGTATTCTATGGGGCATTCTGCGGGACGATCTGCGGGGCATTTTCTGCGGGACGGTCTGCGGGATGGTCTGCGGGACAGTCGGCGGGGCGGCCTTACCCGTCCGCCTCCCCTACTGCGCCTCCTCGTCCCACCGGGCGTAGGGCGGCCGCACGCCGTAGGGCCGCAGCCCGGGCAGGACCGTTTCCGGCGCGCCCTGGCAGGCGATGACGCCCTCGTGCAACACCAGGACATGGTCGGCCAGATCGGCCAGGGGATCGAGTTCGTGGGCGGCGGCGATCTGCGTCAGCCCGGCGGCGGCGTTTTGGCGCAGGATGCGGCGCATTTCCAGAACGCCCGGATAGTCGAGGTTGCTTAAGGGCTCGTCGAGCAAAAGCGCCTGCGGCGGCCCTTCGTCCGGCGCGTGGACCAGGGCGGCGGCCAGGCACAGCTTGCGGCGCTGGCCAAAGGACAGGGTATGCACCGGGGCCTCCCACAAGGCCAAAAGCCCCATGCGCCGGGCGGCGTTCCGGGCCACGTCCAGGAACCGGGGGTCGCGGGGGTCGCCGGAAAGCGTCAGGTCTTCGCCCACGGTCGCGCCGAGGATCTGCATGTCCGGGTCTTGCAGCACGAGGCGCACGGCGCGCCGGATGCCGTCCTCGTCCCCGGGGGAGACGCGCTCCCCCACGCGCACGGTCCCGGCGTCCGGGGTGAGGATGCCCGCCACAAGGGCCAAAAGCGTGGACTTGCCCGCCCCGTTTCGCCCGGCCAGGATGGTCAGCGCCTTGTCGGGCGTGCCCCCGGTGGCCCCGCACAGGACCGGGCGGCCCTTTTCGTGGGCGAAGGACAGGTCCGTGAAGGCGATCACGCCGGAAGCAGCCTTTTGGCGCGCAGGTGCCGGTAGCAGGCGATGGCCAGGGCCATCTTCACGAGATCGGACGGAATAAACGGCACAAGGCCCACGGCGGCGGCTTTGGCCAGGTCGGTGTTCATGACTGCGGCCAGACGCACGACGCCCGGGGTGAAAAGGACCACCGAGCCCACAAGCCCGAAGGCGATGCCGCGCAGCCAGGGCAGCTCCCCGGGTTGGCCGTCCGCCGCCCGGCGCGGAGCCAGGCCGTAGACGGCGGCCTGGAAGACAAATCCCAGAAGAAAACCGCCGGTGGGGCCCAGCAGATGGGCGAAACCCGAGGAGCCCTTGGAGAAGACCGGCAGCCCCAAAACCCCGGCGGCGATGTACAGCAGGACCGCTACGGGGCCGCG
Above is a genomic segment from Desulfolutivibrio sulfodismutans DSM 3696 containing:
- a CDS encoding heme lyase CcmF/NrfE family subunit, whose product is MHFVAYWALMASLLVSLFAAVVAAMKTWRGENDGLLWYERAQSGVFVLTTVASAVLVVALWERDFSFQYVAEYTDSFLPLFYTVTAFWAGQAGSLLFWMLTLGLFGSLFANTAAYRALAPQTKRLFWLFYLGVEAFFLLLLTGPSTPFMELVPPPHEGRGLNPLLRNPGMIFHPPLLFLGYAGFTVPCCLALAAWLSGERISWIRAGRNYILLAWIFLTAGIVLGGWWSYMELGWGGYWAWDPVENASLIPWLMGTAFIHTAVVERRRGALLKTNVLLVSLTFLSSIFATYLVRSGVVESLHAFGEGGVSRPLLVFILFGLALTVAALRLGGDPEREARPLPGLVSLPGALVVLAWLFTALSLVVILGTMWPVISTLWSAKAVGLDAGFYNRACNPLFAVVALLLIVCPWLSWKDGVRDRKAAVALGVFSLAVGVALYVSGMTHPVALAAAVGAIGALAGIALLFVRDRAARSAKGGLCGYLVHAGTALLFLGVAVSGPYQSAKEAILAPGADMKVGGYRLVYQDLAITEGEALSVAQAVIAVEKDGRKVSELTPERRIYRGFEQPFAEVSTVFSLGDELYAVLLSFTEQKSISVKISVNPLVNWIWIGGTIMCLAGFVGLTRFRTRPGGGDGEA
- a CDS encoding cytochrome c maturation protein CcmE translates to MKKNGSKGIYAAALVLFLGGLGYLVVSGLGENSSYFLNVSEAMAMEPGKLHKVRLFGTVAAEGLTSPQGGLGVKFKLEDKDNTAKTLWVDYKGAVPDTFKPGAEVIVEGGFDSGSGVFGANSLMTKCPSKYEKQNREKTG
- a CDS encoding hemolysin family protein is translated as MLTLILSVAIAVLVSAFCSMSEAMLYSVPWSFIEKLRKDGKKAGEHLYYLRQNVEKPITAILTLNTVANTAGAAVAGAAAAAVFEPEQVWIFTAGFTLLILALGEILPKTVGVAYNRRLAPYLAVPIQVMIVALTPLIWVGGLMARMVRPKRKGPVSTEEDLRAVVSLTRKEGVIKPYEELSIKNILSLDDKTVSDIMTPRTVVFSLAATMTTGMAKGTFWPHSRIPVHDADDPEDMVGIVYRRQVLEALANDQDNLTMAQLMKPVRFVLESMTLDRLLVKFLESRTHLFVVLDEYGGVSGVVSLEDVLEEILGKEIVDETDQVADMRELARTRRSQLLTKMTVPGDSDEPPRDG
- a CDS encoding cysteine desulfurase family protein; this encodes MPPLYFDHNATTPVASRVVATMRPVFESHFGNPGSAHIWGLQAKKTLDAARFRVAALIGATPGEIVFTGCATESNNTVVFGHFPDRSGHLAVSAVEHPSVLAPAMALSAAGVEVSVIPAGPDGVVSPSQAAARILPQTRLVSVMLANNETGVIQPVADIAALAHAAGAAMHVDASQAVGKIDVNVDALGADFLTIAGHKLYAPKGVGALYVRKGMELPPLLLGGGQEGGLRSGTENVALIAGLGEACAMAAEDVAREAARQVQIRDAVEAGLLGLGYEAMIHGRGAPRLPNTTFIGFAGFRAVDILSECVTEDIGCGAGAACHGADTAISPVLAAMGVARDFAEGTIRLSLGRSTTMEDGMELVERLGRILRRLSR
- a CDS encoding energy-coupling factor ABC transporter ATP-binding protein, with protein sequence MIAFTDLSFAHEKGRPVLCGATGGTPDKALTILAGRNGAGKSTLLALVAGILTPDAGTVRVGERVSPGDEDGIRRAVRLVLQDPDMQILGATVGEDLTLSGDPRDPRFLDVARNAARRMGLLALWEAPVHTLSFGQRRKLCLAAALVHAPDEGPPQALLLDEPLSNLDYPGVLEMRRILRQNAAAGLTQIAAAHELDPLADLADHVLVLHEGVIACQGAPETVLPGLRPYGVRPPYARWDEEAQ
- a CDS encoding biotin transporter BioY, giving the protein MPSASVASVNRLVWTAVLAALTAVGAHIQFPIGPVPFSLQTFFIMLCGLILGPVRGPVAVLLYIAAGVLGLPVFSKGSSGFAHLLGPTGGFLLGFVFQAAVYGLAPRRAADGQPGELPWLRGIAFGLVGSVVLFTPGVVRLAAVMNTDLAKAAAVGLVPFIPSDLVKMALAIACYRHLRAKRLLPA